One Lactobacillus sp. CBA3606 DNA segment encodes these proteins:
- a CDS encoding DMT family transporter, with the protein MKGIMWAMLASTLWGISGTVMQFISQNQAIPADWFLSVRTLSAGIILLAIGFMQRGMGIFKIFKSWRSTGQLLAYATVGLMANMYTFYISIEAGSAAAATILQYLSPLFIVLGTLVFKREWPLRTDMIAFGVSLLGVFLAITRGNIHELAIPMNALIWGILSGVTAALYVVLPRRIVAENSPIIVLGWGTLIAGILFNLYHPLWRGAPTITPRLVISIGAVVLIGTIFAFSALLHSLQYAPSAVVSIVDAVQPVVTFVLSIIFLNLKVSIIEIIGSILVVFAIYILQHYRSKSTLE; encoded by the coding sequence ATGAAAGGTATTATGTGGGCCATGTTGGCCTCAACCCTTTGGGGGATTTCTGGCACGGTCATGCAGTTCATTTCGCAAAACCAAGCGATACCAGCGGATTGGTTCTTATCGGTACGGACACTATCCGCCGGGATCATTCTATTGGCAATCGGTTTTATGCAGCGTGGCATGGGTATTTTTAAGATTTTTAAGAGTTGGCGTTCAACTGGGCAACTGTTGGCCTATGCTACGGTCGGGCTAATGGCGAATATGTATACTTTTTATATTAGTATCGAAGCAGGCAGTGCAGCGGCAGCGACAATTCTACAATATCTAAGTCCGCTATTTATTGTACTGGGAACGTTAGTGTTCAAGCGTGAGTGGCCTTTGCGTACCGATATGATTGCTTTTGGTGTTTCGCTGTTAGGGGTCTTTTTGGCGATTACGCGGGGAAATATTCATGAATTAGCGATTCCGATGAATGCGCTCATTTGGGGGATTTTGTCTGGGGTTACAGCGGCCTTATACGTGGTCTTGCCCCGACGAATTGTTGCTGAAAATTCCCCAATCATCGTTTTAGGTTGGGGGACTTTAATTGCCGGGATTCTATTCAATCTCTATCATCCACTTTGGCGTGGTGCCCCAACTATTACGCCAAGATTAGTGATTTCGATTGGCGCCGTCGTCTTAATTGGGACGATCTTTGCGTTTTCAGCATTATTGCATAGTTTACAATATGCGCCTTCTGCAGTTGTTAGTATTGTTGATGCGGTGCAACCGGTGGTGACATTTGTTTTGAGTATTATTTTCTTGAATTTAAAAGTTAGCATCATTGAAATTATTGGCTCAATCTTAGTCGTTTTTGCGATTTATATTTTGCAGCATTATCGCAGT
- a CDS encoding VIT family protein, with the protein MLRTKTKSKKTQQTMDEKLNTLRAGVLGSNDGILTVVGVLFSVAAATSNQFTIFIAGLSDLLACAFSMASGEYASVSTQKDTEKAVVERERQLLATNFDDELAAVKRHYRALGVTEQTSQAIAEDLLAKQPLKTMASIKYDIQLGHYMNPWDAAFSSLFSASAGGVFPLVAMTFLPTALKWPGTILAVSLSVALTGYLSAVLGKGNVKTAVTRNVIVGIITMFIHYYIGTLF; encoded by the coding sequence ATGTTGAGAACAAAGACAAAATCAAAAAAAACGCAACAGACCATGGACGAAAAGTTGAATACGTTGCGAGCCGGTGTATTAGGGTCAAATGATGGGATTTTAACCGTTGTTGGGGTGCTTTTTAGTGTTGCCGCAGCGACTAGTAATCAGTTTACAATTTTTATTGCCGGGTTATCAGATCTCCTGGCCTGTGCTTTTTCGATGGCTTCTGGTGAGTACGCGTCAGTCAGTACCCAAAAGGACACGGAAAAGGCAGTCGTTGAACGGGAACGGCAATTGTTAGCGACTAACTTTGATGATGAATTAGCCGCAGTTAAGCGTCACTACCGGGCTTTAGGGGTGACGGAACAGACTTCACAGGCGATTGCGGAAGATTTGTTAGCAAAGCAACCGTTGAAGACCATGGCAAGTATCAAGTATGACATTCAATTAGGTCATTATATGAACCCTTGGGATGCGGCCTTTTCTTCCTTATTTTCAGCCTCAGCGGGTGGCGTGTTCCCATTAGTGGCAATGACTTTTTTACCAACCGCTTTAAAATGGCCGGGAACAATTTTAGCCGTATCTTTATCAGTGGCGCTAACCGGTTATTTATCAGCGGTACTTGGTAAAGGGAATGTTAAAACGGCTGTTACGCGGAATGTGATTGTGGGTATTATTACGATGTTTATTCATTATTATATTGGGACGTTATTTTAA
- a CDS encoding VIT family protein — translation MKQKMTLAQRVNILRASVMGANDGILSVAGIVVGVAGATTNSFSILISGLAGMLAGTISMAMGEYVSVNTQKDAQKMAIQRQKKALSQHYDDEVAMVTKKYVDQGISAPLAAQATKEMMQEDALITTVRERYGFNPSEFISPYAAGIASMISFPTGSILPLVSITFFPARIKILATVVAVAVALAITGYIAAVLGNSDRKHGVLRNVVSGLLTMIVTYFIGHLFA, via the coding sequence ATGAAACAAAAAATGACCTTAGCACAACGGGTTAATATTTTGCGCGCTAGTGTCATGGGCGCAAATGACGGGATTTTATCAGTTGCGGGGATTGTTGTCGGGGTTGCTGGTGCCACAACGAATAGTTTTTCAATCTTGATTTCTGGATTAGCTGGTATGTTGGCTGGAACAATTTCAATGGCGATGGGAGAATACGTTTCAGTTAATACCCAAAAAGATGCGCAAAAAATGGCGATTCAACGGCAAAAAAAAGCGTTATCGCAGCATTACGACGATGAAGTCGCAATGGTCACTAAAAAATATGTTGATCAAGGGATTAGTGCGCCGTTAGCGGCCCAGGCGACTAAAGAAATGATGCAAGAAGATGCCTTAATCACGACAGTACGGGAACGTTATGGATTCAATCCGAGTGAATTTATCAGTCCTTATGCGGCTGGAATTGCATCCATGATTTCATTTCCAACGGGATCAATCTTACCGTTAGTCTCCATTACCTTTTTTCCAGCACGGATTAAGATTTTAGCGACGGTGGTCGCGGTCGCAGTGGCATTAGCCATTACCGGCTATATTGCTGCGGTCTTGGGTAATTCTGATCGTAAGCATGGGGTTTTACGGAATGTCGTCTCAGGCTTATTAACGATGATTGTAACGTATTTTATTGGTCATTTATTTGCGTAG
- a CDS encoding choloylglycine hydrolase family protein, which produces MCTSLTYQTTGGDQFLARTMDFGFELGGRPVVIPRHHHFTSVTNATGFDAPYSFVGTGRDLNGYVLVDGVNEFGVSAAALYFSGQAHYAAEPVDAKTNLAPHELVMWLLGNLKRAAELGDRLDELNITEAAAPLLNIVVPLHWIISDRSGATYVLEQEADGIHFMKNPVGVMTNSPDFDWHLKNLSNYVELQPESHVNRQYGDLEVKAFGPGTGALGMPGDYTSPSRFIRTVFMRTHTEAVTTDAAAVNALSHMLNSVEIPKGVKIKDDGSADYTQYRAYMSMHEPAFYMQPYNDQTITRVALTADLMNAAEPAEFPLATSQQFKAVN; this is translated from the coding sequence ATGTGTACAAGTTTAACGTATCAAACCACGGGTGGTGATCAATTTTTAGCCCGGACAATGGATTTTGGATTTGAACTCGGTGGTCGGCCAGTAGTTATTCCACGGCACCATCATTTTACCAGCGTGACCAATGCGACTGGTTTTGATGCTCCGTATAGTTTTGTAGGTACTGGCCGTGATTTGAACGGTTACGTGCTCGTTGATGGTGTCAATGAATTTGGGGTTAGTGCTGCAGCATTATATTTTTCCGGTCAAGCGCACTATGCCGCAGAACCGGTTGACGCTAAGACTAATTTGGCCCCACATGAACTTGTCATGTGGCTCTTAGGCAACTTGAAGCGTGCCGCTGAATTAGGTGACCGCTTAGATGAGTTGAACATTACAGAAGCTGCAGCGCCCTTATTGAACATTGTGGTACCATTGCACTGGATTATCAGTGATCGTAGTGGTGCAACCTATGTTTTGGAACAAGAAGCTGATGGCATCCATTTCATGAAGAATCCAGTGGGTGTTATGACGAACTCACCAGATTTTGATTGGCACTTGAAGAACCTCAGTAACTACGTTGAATTGCAACCAGAATCACATGTTAATCGGCAATACGGTGATTTAGAAGTCAAAGCTTTCGGTCCTGGGACTGGGGCTTTGGGGATGCCTGGCGATTATACGTCACCATCACGCTTTATCCGGACGGTCTTTATGCGGACGCATACGGAGGCCGTTACTACGGATGCTGCGGCCGTAAACGCTTTGTCACACATGTTAAATTCTGTTGAAATTCCCAAGGGTGTTAAGATTAAAGATGATGGCTCCGCTGATTATACGCAATATCGTGCTTATATGAGTATGCACGAACCAGCTTTTTATATGCAACCATATAATGATCAAACTATCACGCGGGTTGCTTTAACGGCCGACTTAATGAATGCCGCTGAACCAGCTGAATTTCCATTAGCAACAAGTCAACAATTTAAAGCAGTTAATTAA
- a CDS encoding CopY/TcrY family copper transport repressor translates to MEAQTKIEISDAEWEVMRVAWTLGHVTSSQMAEIMAEKMGWKPATVKTLLGRLIKKGALRAEKNGRAFTYYPTVAEQPSMDEAVETLFGHLCQMRVGQTLTDLVGKLTLSQADITKLQAELARKAATAPVTVDCDCLPGDEATC, encoded by the coding sequence ATGGAAGCACAAACTAAAATTGAAATTAGTGACGCTGAATGGGAAGTAATGCGGGTAGCTTGGACGTTGGGTCATGTGACCAGTAGTCAAATGGCCGAAATCATGGCTGAAAAGATGGGCTGGAAGCCAGCTACAGTTAAGACCTTGCTAGGGCGGTTGATTAAAAAGGGTGCCTTACGGGCCGAAAAGAATGGCCGGGCATTTACGTATTATCCAACGGTTGCGGAACAACCGTCGATGGATGAAGCCGTTGAGACGTTGTTTGGTCACCTTTGTCAGATGCGCGTCGGTCAAACGTTAACTGATCTAGTCGGTAAGTTAACGCTTAGTCAAGCTGATATTACGAAGTTACAAGCGGAATTAGCGCGCAAGGCGGCCACCGCACCGGTCACCGTGGACTGTGATTGTTTGCCTGGTGATGAGGCGACTTGTTAA
- a CDS encoding EAL domain-containing protein produces MYKFFVQPQVNETDHSIYGYEVLLREQQNDTWTLPTNFSEIPLKEQAKLLKQTATALKTSLTNKVIAFNLDHEQVINPLTLGTIVALKKQINPSALTIEFTDAPTLEEVQQYSILLHQNGMQLVLDDVGTGTNTYENIKDMLPYVDQIKFAMQNLRMSGEANKIPELLAFWSKIARDYRLTMILEGVEDQHDQALAAKFGITIHQGYLYGKPTLPA; encoded by the coding sequence ATCTATAAATTCTTTGTTCAACCACAAGTTAATGAGACTGATCATTCAATCTATGGTTACGAAGTTCTATTGCGAGAACAGCAAAATGATACTTGGACTTTACCCACCAATTTTTCTGAAATTCCCTTAAAAGAACAAGCCAAGCTGTTAAAGCAAACTGCAACCGCACTTAAAACTTCACTCACTAATAAAGTCATAGCGTTTAACCTTGACCACGAACAAGTGATTAACCCACTAACCCTAGGCACAATTGTTGCATTGAAAAAACAGATTAATCCTTCAGCCTTAACCATCGAATTTACCGATGCGCCGACCCTGGAAGAGGTCCAACAATACAGCATTCTTCTCCATCAAAACGGCATGCAATTAGTCCTAGACGATGTCGGTACTGGTACTAACACCTATGAGAATATCAAAGACATGTTACCTTATGTTGATCAGATTAAGTTCGCGATGCAAAACTTGCGTATGAGTGGTGAAGCCAATAAAATACCAGAACTACTCGCTTTTTGGAGTAAAATTGCTCGTGACTACCGGTTAACCATGATTCTTGAAGGCGTCGAGGATCAACATGACCAAGCCTTAGCTGCTAAATTTGGCATTACGATTCATCAAGGGTACTTATATGGTAAGCCCACATTGCCAGCTTAA
- a CDS encoding diguanylate cyclase produces MTLAHWYVPSLITSIFFLLGMITLYWLLADRAIHYVEQRRHTVNQEHVRTIVGLLYMAIFILCLQLLVGHQQNSWVFMNFQLFAVVFVSYFLLLNIKLWQWGLTAVLFMIINGTFFESLSWLYTLILIVFFFIMKLLKRHKQYNHWDFINYLVITMGFSAILWGIVAWRLQLSPKLVGAELGYMLIMLTIVYFYINLLYRDAATLAQLTYSTNFDELTHAKNYFAFRTNFGHDFEDDRTQQRPFTIMLFDIDHFKTINDTYGHLAGDYVLTRLAGLIEAYLHELDSDLVLYRTGGEEFTILFNNYSLATTLPQAQAIAELIRTADFNYDHQPIHVSISVGLTQQRVTDDDSTALYKRADNYLYQSKNHGRDQVTAK; encoded by the coding sequence ATGACACTTGCGCATTGGTACGTGCCATCACTAATAACCAGTATTTTTTTCTTACTCGGGATGATTACCTTATATTGGCTACTCGCTGATCGTGCGATTCACTACGTCGAGCAGCGCCGGCATACCGTGAATCAGGAACACGTTCGAACCATCGTTGGCTTATTATATATGGCGATTTTCATTCTTTGCTTACAACTACTCGTTGGTCACCAGCAAAATAGCTGGGTTTTCATGAATTTCCAATTATTTGCGGTCGTCTTTGTCAGTTACTTCTTATTATTAAATATCAAGCTATGGCAATGGGGACTAACGGCCGTTTTGTTCATGATTATTAATGGCACGTTTTTTGAATCTTTATCCTGGCTATATACATTAATTTTGATTGTTTTCTTCTTCATCATGAAACTTTTAAAACGACATAAACAGTACAATCATTGGGATTTTATCAACTACTTAGTCATCACAATGGGATTTTCTGCAATTCTCTGGGGGATTGTCGCTTGGCGGTTACAACTATCGCCTAAGCTAGTTGGCGCTGAATTAGGTTATATGTTAATTATGTTAACTATCGTCTACTTTTATATCAACTTACTTTATCGCGATGCCGCCACGTTGGCACAACTCACTTACAGTACTAATTTTGATGAATTAACTCATGCCAAAAATTATTTTGCTTTTCGAACTAACTTTGGGCATGACTTTGAAGATGACCGTACGCAACAGCGACCATTTACTATTATGCTATTTGATATTGATCACTTCAAAACCATCAACGATACTTACGGCCATTTGGCTGGTGATTATGTGCTAACCCGATTAGCGGGCTTGATTGAAGCTTACTTACATGAACTCGATTCAGACTTAGTCCTCTACCGAACGGGCGGTGAGGAGTTCACGATTCTGTTCAATAACTATTCACTAGCTACAACACTCCCGCAGGCGCAAGCCATTGCTGAACTGATTCGTACCGCAGACTTTAATTATGACCATCAACCGATTCACGTTAGTATTTCCGTGGGATTAACACAACAACGGGTGACGGACGATGATAGTACCGCCTTATACAAGCGGGCTGACAACTACCTTTATCAGTCTAAGAATCATGGCCGTGACCAAGTTACTGCCAAATGA
- a CDS encoding Zn-Finger Containing protein produces the protein MKPNSKLFMRLQTFMRGRYGQNDTLNRVLNNTALLLILVGIFTRLTWLTLIALILLVVSYWRLFSKKIYRQVAINRTFQRFWRPLVRPFTRMGYRIKQRWHYRFFHCAQCQQRIRVPRHHGHVRVTCPKCGHQFKART, from the coding sequence TTGAAACCAAACTCAAAACTTTTTATGCGGCTACAAACCTTTATGCGTGGCCGCTATGGTCAAAATGACACGCTTAATCGCGTTTTAAATAACACTGCGTTATTACTTATCTTAGTGGGTATCTTCACCCGTCTAACTTGGCTAACGCTAATTGCCCTAATCCTATTAGTCGTTAGCTATTGGCGCCTTTTTTCTAAAAAAATCTATCGGCAAGTTGCCATTAACCGCACTTTTCAGCGTTTCTGGCGACCCTTGGTGCGGCCGTTCACTCGCATGGGTTACCGCATTAAACAGCGGTGGCATTACCGTTTCTTTCATTGTGCGCAATGTCAGCAACGGATTCGGGTCCCACGTCATCACGGCCATGTTCGGGTCACTTGTCCAAAATGTGGGCATCAATTCAAGGCTCGAACTTAA
- a CDS encoding DHA2 family efflux MFS transporter permease subunit, which yields MQTKSHSNPTLIMIGLLLGGFVGMFSETALNIALPQLEQQLHVNTGTIQWLVTGYLLMVGIVLPLSSMLTKHFTTRQLIIFALVDFMVGAIVSALAQTFVLLLIGRMIQGIATGLILPLIFIVLLAVYPPQKRGAAMGLVGLVIMFAPALGPTIAGIILGSLSWHWIFWLFVPLLAVALIISIIFMQNVSEVTKPKIDGLSIVLSSVGFGGLVVGASLAGDRGWGNPLVLIALIIGVVALYFYCHRQLHLETPILNLRAFSFKKFSVGTVLVMIDFGIIMSSMYLLPMYWQKGLLAPVAMTGILMLPGGIINAVISATSGHLFDSYGARYLTRGGFALTFIGALMLIFTTTHSSYWYVVLAHVILMIGAPLAMSPAQTYGLNALRGPVAADGSTILNTLQQILGALATAIATSLLGIGQSASHATGATAFVHGVHYGFWFTLALSVLGFIISLMVSNQPEKSIDPLADKFAAPTKQ from the coding sequence ATGCAAACTAAGTCACACAGTAATCCAACCTTAATTATGATTGGATTATTACTCGGGGGCTTTGTGGGAATGTTCAGTGAAACGGCTTTGAACATTGCCCTCCCCCAATTAGAACAACAATTACATGTTAATACCGGGACCATTCAATGGCTCGTGACGGGCTACTTACTAATGGTCGGCATCGTCTTACCGTTATCAAGCATGTTAACGAAACACTTTACCACGCGCCAACTAATCATCTTTGCCTTAGTTGATTTCATGGTTGGGGCAATTGTTTCGGCGTTAGCGCAAACTTTCGTCCTATTATTAATCGGCCGGATGATTCAGGGGATTGCCACTGGACTCATCTTACCCTTGATTTTCATTGTGTTGTTAGCGGTTTATCCACCACAAAAACGTGGTGCCGCCATGGGACTAGTCGGGTTAGTCATTATGTTCGCACCGGCCCTCGGACCAACTATTGCGGGGATTATTCTGGGAAGTCTCTCTTGGCATTGGATTTTTTGGTTATTCGTGCCTTTACTCGCAGTTGCTCTCATTATTTCAATTATTTTTATGCAAAATGTTTCCGAAGTTACCAAACCAAAAATTGATGGCTTATCCATTGTCTTATCATCGGTTGGATTTGGTGGGTTAGTCGTTGGTGCCAGCTTAGCCGGTGATCGTGGTTGGGGCAATCCGTTAGTACTCATCGCTCTAATTATCGGGGTTGTCGCACTATACTTCTACTGTCACCGCCAACTACACTTGGAAACGCCAATTTTAAACTTACGTGCTTTTAGCTTTAAAAAATTCAGCGTCGGGACCGTCTTAGTCATGATTGACTTCGGCATCATCATGTCATCTATGTATCTCTTACCCATGTATTGGCAAAAGGGATTGCTCGCACCTGTTGCGATGACAGGAATTTTGATGTTACCTGGTGGGATTATCAATGCGGTCATTTCGGCAACTTCTGGTCATCTCTTTGACAGTTATGGGGCTCGTTACTTAACTCGTGGTGGTTTTGCGTTAACCTTTATTGGCGCCTTAATGCTGATCTTCACGACGACACACTCGAGTTATTGGTACGTTGTTTTGGCCCACGTCATTCTCATGATTGGCGCCCCATTAGCTATGTCCCCTGCCCAAACCTATGGGTTAAATGCTTTACGAGGACCCGTTGCCGCTGATGGCAGTACAATTCTTAACACCTTGCAACAAATCCTTGGCGCCCTAGCAACCGCAATCGCCACTAGTCTATTGGGCATCGGCCAAAGTGCGAGTCATGCGACTGGTGCAACTGCCTTTGTCCATGGCGTTCACTACGGATTTTGGTTCACACTAGCGTTGTCAGTATTAGGCTTTATCATCTCCCTAATGGTCAGCAATCAGCCTGAAAAATCAATTGATCCGTTGGCTGACAAATTCGCTGCTCCGACCAAACAATAA
- a CDS encoding DUF1398 family protein: MFKLAAIDKVLAELGEHVDFATIGQKEADLGVQHFQYDVATGATTYFGEDGYLVERRTNGLATRVAREESAATVTQVGTDYVAGKLDLATAVKQLAAAGCQAWTANLKRNVINFSGDEGKILATIKF; the protein is encoded by the coding sequence ATGTTTAAATTAGCAGCAATTGATAAAGTTTTAGCTGAATTGGGTGAACACGTTGATTTTGCCACCATTGGTCAAAAAGAAGCGGACTTAGGAGTCCAGCATTTTCAATACGATGTTGCCACGGGCGCCACGACTTATTTTGGTGAAGATGGCTATCTAGTTGAACGCCGGACTAACGGGCTGGCAACCCGAGTTGCGCGGGAAGAATCAGCTGCAACAGTCACCCAAGTTGGGACTGATTACGTAGCGGGAAAGCTTGATTTAGCCACAGCTGTTAAGCAATTGGCCGCAGCCGGTTGCCAAGCTTGGACGGCTAATTTGAAACGTAACGTCATCAATTTTAGTGGTGATGAAGGTAAGATTTTAGCAACCATTAAATTCTAA
- a CDS encoding cytosine permease, producing the protein MKQETKYQIEVIAPKHRHMSNWDMFATWIGANANNGTWYVGGVLAACGLLTALKVIIASSTLSYLCLSLVGFMGYKTGAATMSLIRGSFGVRGSYVPSFVNLTQYIGWTAVNTFIAATSVSYLLHDLVGWPIYGQPGGAKGLISGIIVMSILHLLSVSVGQKSVQMIERVGIVLVILFVLWETVVVFRTVSFSQLLAWQAPTKLHMTAGAGMDTLAAFNLSWVTAGADFTRFTPKRSGATGMPFLGAFTGLFWFAFIGLAATMSIAITSGTYDPNNSDPSTIASRLGLGVLALLVIVLTSMTANAVNLLAAGSALSNIFPRIRLRPALWAVTVIATLVTLIPLIMGSFLAAFTAFLDYIGMVLGPMISVLLVDYYWRHHQHYDVNELASSQGQYWYHHGVNWIALGCWVLGVVIFLLLKQVTLIATVLGATFIDMVLIALIYMGLMRIFYPLKTTPA; encoded by the coding sequence GTGAAGCAAGAAACAAAATATCAGATAGAAGTGATTGCACCAAAACATCGCCATATGTCGAATTGGGACATGTTTGCGACTTGGATTGGGGCCAATGCGAACAACGGGACTTGGTACGTTGGTGGGGTTTTAGCCGCCTGTGGGTTACTCACTGCTTTAAAAGTCATTATTGCTTCGTCCACGCTTTCCTATTTATGCTTATCATTAGTTGGTTTTATGGGTTATAAGACCGGGGCAGCGACGATGAGCTTGATTCGAGGCTCATTCGGTGTGCGTGGGAGTTACGTGCCTTCATTTGTTAACCTAACGCAATATATTGGCTGGACTGCCGTTAATACGTTTATTGCGGCTACTTCAGTCAGCTATTTATTACATGACCTTGTCGGGTGGCCAATTTATGGGCAACCCGGTGGTGCTAAAGGCCTGATTTCGGGCATTATTGTCATGAGTATTTTGCATTTACTTAGTGTTTCCGTTGGTCAAAAATCCGTTCAGATGATTGAACGGGTTGGCATTGTGCTGGTCATCTTATTTGTGTTGTGGGAAACGGTCGTCGTTTTTAGAACGGTGAGTTTTTCACAATTATTAGCCTGGCAAGCACCAACGAAACTACATATGACTGCTGGTGCTGGGATGGATACGTTGGCAGCTTTTAACCTGTCATGGGTGACCGCTGGTGCCGACTTTACCCGCTTCACGCCTAAACGGTCCGGTGCGACCGGCATGCCCTTTCTAGGCGCATTCACGGGGCTATTCTGGTTTGCTTTTATTGGTTTAGCTGCAACGATGAGCATTGCAATTACTTCCGGTACTTATGATCCCAATAACTCAGATCCAAGTACAATTGCGAGTCGGCTGGGGCTAGGGGTATTAGCGTTATTAGTTATTGTGTTAACCAGTATGACCGCTAATGCGGTTAATTTGTTGGCGGCCGGGTCGGCGTTATCAAATATTTTTCCCAGGATTCGTTTGCGACCGGCATTATGGGCAGTCACTGTGATTGCAACGTTAGTGACGTTGATTCCTTTGATAATGGGTAGTTTTTTAGCAGCATTTACGGCTTTCTTAGATTATATTGGGATGGTCTTAGGGCCGATGATTAGTGTCTTGTTAGTGGATTATTATTGGCGTCATCATCAACATTATGATGTTAATGAATTGGCAAGTTCGCAAGGGCAATACTGGTATCATCATGGAGTTAATTGGATTGCGCTGGGATGCTGGGTGTTAGGTGTGGTCATTTTCTTGTTATTAAAACAAGTGACGTTAATTGCAACGGTCTTGGGGGCTACCTTTATTGATATGGTCCTCATTGCGTTAATTTATATGGGATTAATGCGAATTTTCTACCCCCTAAAAACCACGCCGGCTTAA
- a CDS encoding MFS transporter has protein sequence MKGALVGWRRNLAVLWLGTFIAGMGFSEIMPFLSLYVSELGHFTRGQLTMYSGVTYAITFLVIAVVSPLWGKLADRRGRKLMLLRSSLGMAIVIGLMGFVHNIWILIFLRFLQGLCAGYIPNASALIATETPKESSGTAIGILTTGYVSGNLIGPILGGVLAQIFSIRLTFIITGILLLIVFVLSLTLVHENFQPSDQAAAQPTGSLLSQFKNPTLIITLLVSTMIIQMGNNSITPIISLYVQQLMHNVGPITIVAGIIAALPGISTLLSAPRLGHLGDTRGTDRILVFGFVFAILMYFPQGFVSSIWTLGLLRFMIGVSDGALFPTVQTLLSKNTPHNLTGTIFSWNQSFQALGSMLGSLLGGAVSTWFNYNGVFIFTGLSLLLNFIVVLIFIPSMRHPFRAH, from the coding sequence TTGAAAGGCGCATTAGTGGGTTGGCGACGTAATCTAGCCGTTTTATGGTTAGGAACTTTTATTGCGGGGATGGGATTCTCCGAAATTATGCCATTTTTATCTTTATACGTTAGCGAATTAGGCCATTTCACTCGGGGTCAACTAACGATGTACAGTGGGGTCACTTATGCCATTACCTTTTTAGTTATTGCCGTGGTATCGCCACTGTGGGGCAAGCTCGCCGATCGTCGTGGCCGCAAACTCATGTTACTGCGATCATCACTTGGGATGGCTATCGTAATTGGTTTAATGGGATTTGTGCATAATATCTGGATTCTCATTTTTTTACGGTTTTTGCAAGGCTTATGTGCAGGCTATATTCCGAACGCCAGTGCCCTAATTGCGACAGAAACACCTAAAGAAAGTAGTGGGACCGCCATCGGTATCTTAACGACTGGTTACGTCTCCGGTAACCTAATTGGCCCAATTTTAGGCGGTGTTTTAGCACAAATTTTCTCGATTCGCCTGACATTTATTATCACCGGGATTTTATTATTAATCGTCTTTGTGTTGAGCCTCACCTTGGTACATGAGAACTTCCAGCCTAGTGACCAAGCCGCCGCTCAGCCAACTGGTAGTCTATTGAGCCAATTTAAGAATCCAACGCTAATCATCACGTTACTCGTCTCAACAATGATTATTCAAATGGGCAATAATTCGATTACCCCGATTATCAGTCTTTACGTTCAACAATTAATGCACAACGTCGGCCCGATTACCATCGTTGCAGGAATTATCGCCGCCCTACCTGGGATTTCAACGCTCTTATCAGCGCCACGGTTAGGCCACTTAGGCGATACCCGGGGGACTGACCGAATCTTAGTCTTCGGCTTTGTTTTCGCAATTTTGATGTACTTTCCCCAAGGCTTCGTATCAAGTATTTGGACGCTCGGGTTATTACGCTTTATGATTGGGGTCTCAGATGGCGCACTCTTTCCAACCGTTCAAACCCTGCTCTCAAAAAACACCCCCCATAACTTAACCGGGACCATTTTTAGTTGGAACCAATCTTTCCAAGCACTGGGTAGTATGTTGGGGTCATTACTTGGTGGCGCAGTATCGACTTGGTTCAACTACAATGGCGTCTTTATTTTTACCGGTTTGTCCCTCTTACTTAATTTTATCGTCGTTTTGATTTTTATTCCAAGTATGCGTCATCCGTTTCGAGCTCATTGA